The segment TGTTGCCCGACAGAAACGTCAGCCGGTCGAAGTTCGCCTCATCAATGTACCAGGGATTTTCATCCGAATAAACGACTTGCGTGCGGCCGGTCCGGCGGTCAGCCAGGATCAGCTCCAGTTTGTTCTGCAGCCTGTTTAAACGAAAAATGCACAGGCGATCGGGATCGTTTGTCCACCTGATCCTCGGAATATAGATATCCGTTTCCTGCCCTGTATTTATCGTAGTCGTGGTACCCGTTCCAAGATCATAGATAAGGACGGAGACCACCGAGTTATCTTCCCCGGCCTTCGGGTACTTCCAGCTCCGGTTTTCCGGATAAAGCTCATTCCCGGGGATTTCCGGTTTCAATCCCTTGTAAACCGTCATGTTGAATTCCTTCACATGGCTTTCATCAAAACGGATATACGCCAGTGACTGCCCGTCGGCCGACCAGTCAAAGGCCCTGCTGAAACTGAATTCTTCCTCGTAAACCCAATCCGGGGCACCGTTGATCACCGAATTTTTTTCGCCATCCGTGGTGATCTGTAGCTCCTGTTCCCTTTCCAGGTCGCTGATGAACAGGTTATTATCCCTGAAAAAAGCCACATAACGGGAATCAGGAGAGAACG is part of the Bacteroidales bacterium genome and harbors:
- a CDS encoding DPP IV N-terminal domain-containing protein; this translates as MKNTAISGLVLLLFFSGAILAQNGQKKLTLEEVIQGNAFAQASVRGLRSMNDGVHYTSLQNGNKIIQYDYETGSVKDTLFSLADFPDADMKAISDYAFSDDENRILLWTEREPIYRYSFKAGYFVYDRSARHLRTLSLKGKQQLATFSPDSRYVAFFRDNNLFISDLEREQELQITTDGEKNSVINGAPDWVYEEEFSFSRAFDWSADGQSLAYIRFDESHVKEFNMTVYKGLKPEIPGNELYPENRSWKYPKAGEDNSVVSVLIYDLGTGTTTTINTGQETDIYIPRIRWTNDPDRLCIFRLNRLQNKLELILADRRTGRTQVVYSDENPWYIDEANFDRLTFLSGN